The following proteins are co-located in the Sorghum bicolor cultivar BTx623 unplaced genomic scaffold, Sorghum_bicolor_NCBIv3 super_139, whole genome shotgun sequence genome:
- the LOC8155355 gene encoding protein DEHYDRATION-INDUCED 19 homolog 3 — protein sequence MDSEHWISRLAAAKRYYAAQLGHVDDVPGMGTEEVEMEMEMEDDGDMEMEMEMEMALELGDATWPEVACPYCYEDHDVASLCVHLEEDHPYEPHAAPCPICSQRITRDMLNHITMQHGYLFKNGHRSRRFIIPERDAISLLSRDLRGTHLHALLGGVHGHRTNNAVATNISSDPLLSSFGLNFSTSDAPEPSKSASSIPDGASIRKEIPVQPWESSIDSSLTSEEREQKRKQATDRATFVQGLVLSTLFGD from the exons ATGGACTCGGAGCACTGGATCTCGCGCCTGGCCGCCGCCAAGCGCTACTACGCGGCGCagctcggccacgtcgacg ATGTGCCCGGGATGGggacggaggaggtggagatggagatggagatggaggaCGACGGCGacatggagatggagatggagatggagatggcGCTGGAGCTCGGGGACGCGACGTGGCCGGAGGTTGCCTGCCCCTACTGCTACGAGGACCATGACGTCGCGTCCCTCTGCGTCCACCTCGAGGAGGACCACCCCTACGAGCCCCACGCCGCG CCCTGCCCCATTTGCTCCCAAAGGATTACAAGAGATATGCTTAACCATATCACCATGCAACATGGTTACTTGTTCAAG AATGGTCACAGGTCTCGCAGATTTATTATTCCTGAGAGAGATGCGATTTCTTTATTGAGCCGAGATCTGCGTGGTACTCATTTACATGCTCTTCTAGGGGGTGTTCATGGCCACAGAACAAATAATGCAGTGGCCACAAACATTTCCAGTGATCCTCTTCTTTCATCTTTTGGCCTGAACTTCTCAACATCAGATGCACCAGAACCATCAAAATCAGCATCTTCTATTCCAGATGGTGCCTCAATACGTAAGGAGATACCAGTTCAGCCTTGGGAATCAAG TATTGATTCATCTCTGACAAGCGAGGAAAGGGAGCAAAAGCGGAAACAAGCTACCGACAGAGCAACCTTTGTGCAAGGCCTAGTGCTGTCTACTCTATTCGGAGATTGA
- the LOC8155339 gene encoding universal stress protein A-like protein, with the protein MAAPAPHQGQGQQGDHHQPKLQKVMVAVDESECSGHALEWVLRNLAPTLAPPLLVLTVQPHFPLGYVSAAAFGAPLGTVPPVAPELIKSMQEQQRQLTQALLDKVVAICAEHGVAVETIVEVGDAKEMICEAAEMKNVDLLVLGSHSRGPIQRLFLGSVSNYCVHHSKRPVLVVKNQG; encoded by the exons ATGGCTGCGCCAGCGCCGCATCAGGGGCAGGGGCAGCAGGGCGACCACCACCAGCCGAAGCTGCAGAAGGTGATGGTGGCGGTGGACGAGAGCGAGTGCAGCGGCCACGCGCTGGAGTGGGTGCTGCGGAACCTGGCGCCCACGctggcgccgccgctgctggTGCTCACCGTGCAGCCGCACTTCCCCCTCGGCTATGTCTCCGCCGCGGCCTTTGGCGCACCTC TGGGCACCGTTCCTCCGGTAGCTCCGGAGCTCATCAAGTCGATGCAGgagcagcagaggcagctcACGCAGGCGCTCCTCGACAAGGTCGTGGCCATCTGCGCTGAGCATGGG GTTGCTGTAGAGACAATTGTTGAGGTAGGAGATGCAAAAGAGATGATATGTGAGGCAGCTGAGATGAAAAATGTTGATCTGCTGGTTCTTGGAAGCCACAGTCGTGGGCCAATACAAAG GTTGTTTCTTGGGAGCGTCAGTAACTACTGCGTACACCATTCAAAGCGTCCAGTTCTTGTTGTGAAGAACCAAGGCTGA